Genomic segment of Eupeodes corollae chromosome 2, idEupCoro1.1, whole genome shotgun sequence:
GAGGAATATGTGTGAATTATATTCCTGATGGTTGACCGAGCAATCGCAAAATATTTACTCAAGCGTTAATTTATTGAGTCGAACAtgtttcaaaaatctaaaacatttaatttctgtgttgaaaaaaactatttattattgaatacctacaaaaagttttagttatagtccagtcaatgaacgaaaaaaacTGCCTtcacctttgtatatgaaaactttttttcatatacaaagccttcacctcaaaaaaaaaaaatccaacacttttgaaacttggcacattTACTAAGAGATGCCTGGTaatgacccaaaaaaaagttcccaaaaatccgacgtgagctctagcggctgttaagagaaacatggtgtttggttcagtttttcacgtttatctcgaaagctatttgtagtaaaaaaaaataatcttctacaaaattaaagcttattagtttttagtttgtaaatAACTCTATAGTCGTGATGATTTGTTCAAACACGTTGATGACGATTGTGTACCTAAGACCCTAAAAACATTTCCGGAAACTCTTATACTAAAGAAAACgaacattgaaaatagaaaaaggaagtgCATCGCAATAGGGCATAGCATTATATCAGTTGTGCGTCCAGACCATGCATGTCTTCAATACAAAGCAGCCATTTAGccagtttattttaataatgcgAATTTTAATGTTATAACGTTAGATGGACTaaatacattacattctttGGACGGAATAAGATGCATTGCTGCATCTACTTCCATAGGAAAGAAACCGACACACAAAGGCAAAAGTTGAAAACACTACCTTGTGCTAAATCAACTTTGGAGTACTATCTTTATAAACATTTCTGAAAACAGATGGCggattaaaaaatttagtttttgagaatgaatgaatgCGTGTTCCGAACAAATGTTACAGCCACTCTTTGGTTGGCATCAAAGTTTATTGGCATTTACGATGTTCCAGGATGGAAAGGGTACTTGTACTCAATAAAATCAGGCTTGTTTAgtgcaaaaactaaaatcattccTCTTCCGTTCATTAACTCTCCACCGTCTACCTTACACTGCATTGCACTATGCTGGCAGTTTGTGttgcaaaattttaccaaaaatgacTGGTGCTAACATTTGACCAGCctctttatatattatatttatttatagtaaAGAAATCACTGTCGCAACTTCATCTGAGAAATGCGTGGTCAGATTAGGTGGATTTCACCTGTTAACGTCCTATAGTGTTCCACTAGGTTTTCTTATAAGTGGAAGTGGCCTGCAAGAGTTAATGAGTATTATATACGCCCGGTTTCTGTTGAAAAGATTCAGCAAGAAAGAGCTTTCGATAAAGCAGTTcgtgttttaataataataatggaatAAGCCAATATGAATTAGAAGAAATCCAAAATCTCACCTGTCTTTGCAGGACATGATAAAACTGCATTCTGTGATGACCCCAGATCAGTTTAGAAACTTTATGCAAACTATGAGAAGAACTGACCGATTTTGGAGAGTGGTGTGGTGGGACCAGATGATTGAATAAACTCTATTGAGTGGAATGAAGAGTATGGGGGGCTTGACATcaagagttattttacaaacttaaTCAAGTACAAACAcatttaatatcatatttcttcagaaaatttaataagctttaattttgcagaagattattattaataagacaaatagttttcaaaacaaaaccgaAAAACCGAAGCCATATGTTTCTTTTCACTGCAGCCCTTCACCCTTCACGTCTAAAACgaccgtgttttttttttgttatacatttttaatttctttattttcatcttATTAAGGAATATTGAGTAAACTTGAGCCTTAAGAAAGCAGAAATGTTataagaagacattttttttcaataaacaataatGGTGGCATACCACCATATCTTTGTATCTTTACTCATCTCTTAAGCAGAACCTCTTTGAaagcaaaattttaacatcTCCTTCTTCGTAATTCTCcataatacatacatttttcacCTATTATCatgttataataataaatattcaaaatattcccCTATTTGGTATAtacgaaaagttaaaaatagctTACACCAGTTTAAAACAACCAGGTTCCAGTTATCCCTACTTCCTAATCTTTTCctgtattcttttatttattaaaataaaattatcgtTTCAGattcttattaatttatattatcatagtattgcatttaagtacaatgtatatatttaaaatggaataGCAGGTAACACTTTTCCCTTACATTCGCCAAAGCCAATTCTCAAACCATTCTTCTGACAATGTCCTCGTATCACAATCTCATCACCGTCTTGAATGAATTTCCTTGTGCCGCCACCATTAAGATTAATTGTCTTTGTTCCCTTCCAACTTAATTCCAACATTGACCCGAATGAATCTTCAGTTTCTCCACTAATTGTTCCCGATGCCATTAGATCTCCAGGACGAATATTACAACCGGTCACAGTGTGATGGGTAATTTGTTGCAGTGGTGTCCAATACAGATATTTGTAATTTGATTTAGAAATAATGGTTTCTGAATCATTTTcagctaaaattaaaatttgaaatcgtagagtataaaatttaaaaaaatgtatgatctTTTACTTACGTTTAATAGCAACTTCAAGATTAATATCAAAGTTAAACTTCTGCTGTTGTCGCAAGTATGGAAACACATCCACATCTTGTGGgaaattatcaattaaaaatggctCCAAAGCTGCCACTTGAACAACCCATGGTGAAATGGTGGTACCTAGATTCTTTGCTGTAAATGGTCCAAGTGGAACATATTCCCACTTCTGAATATCGCGAGCACTCCAATCATTCATCAAAGTGAAGCCAAAAACATGTTTCCAAGCGTCTTCAATGGGAATACGATCGCCTAGTTTATTTTCAGGTCCTCCAATAAAGAAAGCCATTTCCAATTCAAAGTCCAATAGTCGACATGGTCCAAAGACAGGTGGTTGTCCTTCAACTGGTACTGTCTGGCCAAGTGGACGGCGAATTGGTGTTCCCGACACTACAACCGAACTAGCTCGACCATGATAGCCCACTGGCAGGTATTTCCAATTGGGCATCAGAGCATTGTCCTTTCCTCTGAACATTATACCAACATTTGTAGCATGATGAATGGAAGAGTAAAAATCGGTATAGTCTCCGATTTGGGCTGGTAAATGAAGTTCGATTTCCGATTGAGGTACTAAAGCACTGTGGGGACAGAAATAACGAACTTATTATGTaagtttttagtaattttatttaaaaaaaattgggagaACTTACACAGCCTGAAGATCTGGATTCTCATGCAAACGAGAGTTTTTCAAAAGCAATTCTCGAGTCGTACTCCTAACCAAAGCCCAAGCTTCATGACCGAGGCTCATGAGCAGATTCAAGGAATCAGATTTAAGAGCATTCTGAAAGATTGGTAAAGGGTTAGTTAAATAAGGATTCTTACTTTTCGACTAGATTTGTACCTGAACTCCTGGTGGATACAGTGCGGATACTGCATGAAGATCAAGAACAAAGTCTCCAATAGCAACGGCTATTCTTTTTTGAGGCTGTAAAAGCAAAGGAAATAACGATATACATGTGTTTAAATATGATACAAGGTAAAATTTTGTTGGGGGCGTGTCTGAAACCCTTAATTGCACTACAGAAAAGCATTGGATTAAGAAATCagatgcttttgtttttttattgattaaacCTGACATGCAATTGTACATGAAGATTTTTCCATGCTGTAAGtattatatgaaaataattaagaaaactgATCCAAGTAAATTAAATCCAGTTTTAATTAAAGTTACGTTAACGAATCGCTTGGctctttaagaagaaaaaaaaactaatgtagaacatcaaaatcttgTAAAAGTggtaaaactagattttttaacttaatttgaataaatcaacaattattgTATTGGAATCTTATAGAATTACCatatgagaaaaacaaaattctagaaCCTGAgtcgttgtttgttttttgtttaaaggaaaATTTTGTACGTACATTTGTGGCAGTTGAAAAAACACCATAAGGTAAATTTTCAATTGGGAAATCACTTCCCTCGGGAACTTGTACAAAAGAActcattttatcaaatttagaaatattaaaatttaaattctcacTAAACAAAGATACCGCGCAAAGAAAACAAGCTACAAACAACGATAAACTGATCACACGAACAGTTGGTAGAGAACTAATATCTACGAGCATTTCGCTGAGTTGTCGTCGACGGTCGCTCTTGAGCTCTTACTTACTAAAAGTTGAATAAAGAGTAGAAatgtttttggattttattgaaattagagaacttgttttggtattttatcagtaaaaatgagaagaaaaaataaagaaaacaaagtaaTGTGACTATCGTATACcggttggtttttattttttttatttcacactcTTAAACAGGGCTACCATCACtttttttgagataagtttAAACTGCATTGAAATTAAGttcatatgaatatttttttctttttgaataactTGTTCTTACTATACATATACAAAGATGTACATTAGGGTGATTCATttccgcaaaaaaaaaattttttctcGGCGctcaagcaaaatattaatctacctgtagaaaaaaaaatgttcaccaaggTAGAGctcttaatatcaattttaagtacttgcagtttaaatttaaagttttcccatttaaaatacatgtaagaaaatattttttttttcaaatttctaatgcTCGCCCGCTTTTTACAATATTGTGAATCGGTTTTATGAACCTAATAGGGAATTTCACGCTCTTTAAAATTGtccttatgtttttttgtgtaactCGTAGTGGTTCGCCAGCAGGAGTcatcaaagttcaattttttgaatgaacatttttttttgcaatttttttcaacaattcgcaaaaaatagaaaaaaaagagctgaatcgtaaaaaaaagtcttttaacaaatatttgattaatttaCGGCCATTTTTATAATTAGATACACTGAAGAATATTAAGAACAATTAAAACACTACACTATTAAACACAAGTAACGgcagaaattttatattatgatagtaatttgaataaagtttattaaaaacttgGTTTATTTTGTTAGAATATTAGCGTTACTTTGTTGTCGGACTAATCACttaatacaacaaacaataCATTTTGGGGTTAAGTATAACATAAAGCATCAAACCCGTTTACAAATACAATAGAGTCGCTAACGTCATACTAATTAACTAGAGCAATCATAAAATTGTAACAAATGCTTTCCCAATCaaataattatcattatttttttacttttgttagaaTATGCCatcacaatattatttaatgcaATAATTCAAATAGCAATTTCTACTTATACAACATTGAAGCAAATAAAgttgataataaaaacaatttactttttcgttaatttaagaattttgctcaaaaaattgaataaccTTCATTTATATTTGTTGCTTTATTAcggaaatgttgaaaaattgcaGAATCTAAGTTGCAATtgtatatttgttgttttttttataaattaatgtgtttttttttatatttattataagtcaAAAATCATAATAACTCTGGAAAGGTTTTTGTGGTACAGAATTATAACGGTagtaataaataagaaaaattaattaaattaaataagaaaaattaatttaaatagcatAATTGGTTAATATTAATCAATTACTTACGTTTTAAAAATGGCCGtaaattcatcaaatatttgttaaaagacttttttttacgattcagctctttttttcactattttttgcgaattgttgaaaaaaattgcaaaaaaaaaatttcattcaaaaaattgaactttgatgACTCCTACTGGCGAACCACTACGagttacacaaaaaaacataaggaCAATTTTAAAGAGCGTGAAATTTCCTATAAGGTCCATAAAACCGATTCACAATATTGTAAAAAGCGGGCGAgcattagaaatttgaaaaaaaaatattttcttacatgtattttaaatgggaaaactttaaatttaaactgcaagtacttaaaattgatattaagagCTCTACcttggtgaaaatttttttttctacaggtagattaatattttgcttgagcgccgagaaaaaaaatttttttgcgGAAATGAATCATcctaatgtacatacatatgtataaaatatacgatttttttttaaatgcttaaagcttgtttttatgaaaaaaaggctgtgtgtcattttagaaaaaataaaaagcaaacaatacatttttgaaaattatagaagtagtttttaagaattcttaaaataaaatgttgattttactttattcatcatttttaatttctcataaaaagttattgaaatcggtccgatttgcaaaattgaaaatttgacattttgaaagtgGCTCAGAGTCTCCATAAtcaaaactaataatttttagagatatgtctGTACGTGTGTGTGTACGCAGAGACATTCGTACGTTGAGTACAACTTTTTTTGCGTTCGCCATATCTGGAGAACCAGCTAAGATACATGTACTTCAAAACATTTCGGGTTGATGATAGCATCAAGATATtccaaattatttacaaaaaatccaGTACGTCAATAGCAATTACAAAATTCGTAGTACCAGTGGCCTGtctgtgccatcttaagtttttttttttcacgggtgcgAAGCGTTGACAAATATTCTAATAGTTACATATTATTATTCTTGCCATGGAAAGTGATTTCTTAAATCAGCCATTTggaattgtaggtcccttccattcttgAGAATATTATTAGCagacaggaatagttgagagttgtaagtcactagttctcaatggactgttgcacctcctaatttatttattttgtttaattagtcaattcttgaactttaatgaaaaacaaaaaacgatgaTCAAAACGATCAAAACGTGCGTTGATTACGGTTAAACACaagcttttttgaatatttgaacatttcacaaaatttgaaaatttgattcgaaaaaattgaatttttgaccaAGTGTGTTTAATCTAAAAAGGActgtaaaaatcgaaaaaaagaaCGTGTGTTTAGACCTTGTGAAATGTTTTGTGAATAAGTAACACTTTACAGATTTAGGACATCTTTTATAATTTCGACAAAATCGtgccaacagttttgaaaaacagtACTTTTAGTACAACGCGTTTAAAGATAAATATTACAATTAAACACCTGCCTCTGAGCGACGTAAATACCGTGTAAGAGGCTCGATAGCTAGTAAACCAGCATGCTTTAGATCAAATCCTTCACAGAGCATGTTTTTAGTTATGACTACAGTAGAAATATGTAGACAAAAATGTTGCTTTTCTTCAAACCGCGAAGGTTGACGGCGCCcttaaactttatattttgaCGGGTGTTTGTTTTTGGCAAGGGTGATttttaatctggcaatactttctTCGAAGtcggtctttttgacagctgtcatttgatcTATGCTCAATTTGGTTGCCATTTTAGAATAAATAGAATTCCTTCTAAACAACATTTGTAAATCGTTTAAAggtattaccaaaataattgtTCGTTCTGTCCTCGCTTACGCATTCTTTTATTAGAAGAAACTTTCGTTGAGTGCATTATGTCATGTTTGCGGGCCTTTGGGGCGTGACCTCCATGAACTTGTGATTGTATAACACTTTACTACTTATTGTAGGGTTATATGAAATAGCTTGATTACGCAGATAAGCTCGAGAAGATTGAGAAATTGTGAGAAAATACTAGACGCGTTATTGCTTACCAGGTTATGATTATTGGAAGTGGCTGTCCGGAATGGAGTAGTAgtatatgtttttataatattctaaaaaatgtagttgttaaatttttctaaaaattggtaagaacTTTTGAATGGCGTTTAATGAAAACACATTGAATTTACCAGAACCTAGTCAGCTTCCAATGAGCGGCAAGATGCTCTCATATGTTTTCGTTGGGTAGGATGCATTTCAACTATCGGAACATCTTATGAAACCATATTCTCAGGCAGAACTAACCGAACAACAAAGAATATTTAACTATCGGTTAAGCCGCGCTCTTCGAATAGTAGAAAATGATTTCGATATACTGGTTTCACGATTCGGAGtgcttcaaaaaattattccaCATTCACCAGAAAAAGTTTAAACTGTCGTCCTTGTGTGTTGCTATTTACACAACTTTTTGCGAGCTAAAGCATCAAACCAGTATTTTCAATCGGGCTCTGTTCATCAAGAACTGTTACACAATGGAACTATTGATCAAGGAGCGTGGAGACATAGCTTCTTTAGAAAATACATTATGTCGAAATTCAACTGCTAACTCAAAACTGATCAAATAATCCTTGCGATTGCTTCAACAATAATGGTCAAGTCTCTTggcaaaataaattcttaaatggCCAATAAACTGTGTTAAAGTTTATCTAAATTATAAAtgcaaatttcaataaaataaacaaaaaggtaCTCACTTTtgtaatgttttctttaaattctataCTGCTTCTTGCTCTTCATTTTCCTCGGTGAGTCCAGAGCCACTTCTCTCCAATCCCGAAATTCGTTTTAACTCCTTTCTATAATTTGTTCGCaggatattaattttttgagaaacatatttttttgtagctTCAGGATACTtctctttatattttttgagaagcTTTACATATTGGTTATTTTTCAAGTCTCGATTGGCGTATACTTTCCCTTTTATATTCCACAACGCTGGCAGCGAACGATAAACTTTAATAAACTCTCCAAAATGAAGGATTTGTTTTCCATAATATTAATTTGCCGATACTCGATGTTTCCTCTtcgagaaatattaaaaaaataagcttgCTTGATCAAGCAATCAATTTCGAATATACATTATGACAATCAGGGCCGTCTTTACCCTTTTGGGGACCCTGGCACTTTTCGAAAATGAGGCCCCTTCATGATTATATacaaatgttatgttatgtaatAAAGGTATACAGACAAAATCACATAGCTTTGAATTGAtacttattctttttgtttttgaaataaatatttttttttaattcattaaaaagaaaaaataaatatttcatataaaattcaaaataaaataaacaaaatttaatgaagggGTTTTTTTCTTGATCTGAGAAGAGCAAAATCATTGATTACATCTTTAAAATATATGCCTCTGAGGATGTCGCTTTCTTGACATCAGCGACAAACATATCAATCTTTCTTGAATCATTGTTGCTCTGAGTtcatttttgattctttttaatttagagAAGGAACGTGCCACACTGCAATTGGTCAACATCATACTGAAGAAAATTCTTAGAgtaatttcaacatttgaaaattcatcttcaatttcattagtttttaaaaaattataaagctctacaatgttgtcagttttttcattttcgtgtcAACTAATTTTCAAGTAGTCTTTTAAATACAGGCATTCAGCATGTAGTTCATCTCCATAAACATCTTCGgtgtaaaatttagcaaaagatttgcagttctctttaagtcttctgaattcagattttttaatcgaaaatgaACGCTTAGTGTGTCGACAATGGGAAGAagggtttcaattttaaatctttctttcccTTTCTTTCTTGATGACCTTTATATAAGGCGATTAGTGCATCAGCTCGTGCCGACCATCTTGTTTGAGAAAGTCTCTTTAAAACTTGTTTTGGACCTAAATGAGCATTCAACATACTCCATCGATGAGAAGATACCGAAAAgaagttatacaatttttgaataatgtcaaaGAATTTGGTTGCTTCTAAGAAACACGCAGCGGCATGCACTCCTACCAAGTTTAATGAGTGCCCTGCATATGGTACGAAAGTGGTCTTTTGTTCCTGCCTGCAGACCAGAAAACCTTCCTGACATATTTGCTGCGTTGTCGTAGCTTTTGCCACTGAAAtctattatcaaaatgtcaTGATCCTCCAAAAACTTCAGTATGGTTTCCGCTAAATAATCAGATCTATGTTCGTTAGTTGGAATAAAGCCCAAAAACCTTTCAACAGGCTCGTTTTACGTAGCgaataataaatgttagttgATCAACATGAGAATATTAAAgctaatagaaaaatattttgccattttgacttcttttacaataattttcaaaacctgtCTTCCCATGagataaataaattcattacagATATTTGCTGAAAAAACGCATGACCACTTCCTGGATTTCTAAATTTGCTTAAATGATCTGCGAAAACCGGTCAAACTCGCTAAGCAACTCAATACATCCCAAACAATTCCCGCAAAATGGAACCCCTCTCGAAGCTAAAATCTTTACAACAGCTACAATCCTAATTGTTGTTGCAGTTTACAACAGCTACAATCCAAGTTGTTGCAGTTTCATGATTAGGGCCCTGCCCCTGGCTTTTTGATTAATCTCCGGAATTTTTAGAAGATGTGGCAGACGAAATTTCTTCAACTTGCGAAGATGACGATTTATTATCATGCAGCTCgctctttttaaataaaaataaatgtacaaatatTACTTAAGAAACTgactaatgaaataaaaatgtgtgtttgaacatttttaatttctttttccgAATGAAGCTAAGTTTGGACACAAGGCATCAAAGCGCATTTAAATTTCTGTGTAAAActggattttgaaataaacaattaataagtaaaaattaagagATCGTAACAATacgttgatttgttttttttttaagagtagcTCTGTTCTGAATTTCCAAACAAACTAACATTATAAATTAGTGTATCATTAGAAATTCCTTAAGCATAATAGAATAGCTAATTCCGAATTAAATAATAACCACTATTGCAAGCTTCACTTTTTTggatttcagaaaaaataaaaattttatatgtaatttGACATATTTTCTGGACGGAAATCCTTAAAATTGAAACTCACAATAAGTCTGAAATACAATGTcagttttggtaatttttcaattaattctttctgttgtttagaTTTCTTCCTTTTCTCGGATCCACATATCTACATATAATTGTTCAGCAAAGGTTCTTGTTCAGCAAGGAAAGTACGAATTCTGATCATTCATTATGCATCTAAAATAGACCAATAGAGGCTAAGTAATGTTTTAGCAATGTGGGGGCCCCTGGTGATTGCGGGGCCCTGGGTCTGGGTGTGTCTATAAAAATTGAacatcgactcaaatatcatttcaaaaacttgaagtcttattttatcttataaaaaatattgttttcaacattcagtaaaattttgaaaaaaatcgaatagacagttttttttacaaaaaataaaactcttaaaaaaaaacactaaaacttgttaaaaatttactttcgactcaaatagcttttcaaaaattaaaaatattatcttcaaacatattttatttcagagaaaatattgttttcaatattcagtaatttttatataaaaatccagcagtccgttttttcataaaaaaaaaaatagtatcaaatttggtaaaaattgatacgagtacatatagacaaacttttaagcaagacaaatcgacagacgggatgggaagctatcagtgtgggtcgcatcccagcatctttttttttttttgagaattatcataatatgttttatgtttatatatttgttcttaagagaaacaatgtttttaaaatgtttaaaaaatcattttaaagtatCGATAACTTAATGCTTTTTTCAGtttaatttattccaaaatcGATTTATCATACTTAGTCTATTTATTTAAGCGTCTATAAACAATATAAGAAATCATTTggattttaagtgtttttaggaaattttaacttaatcaattttaattcagTAGATATAAGAGTATCTTAAAGATGCGAAAATTAAACGtcgttttttttatagcaaaccCCAAACCAACCAAACCCCAAAAAATGTACGCCAATGCCTCTTTGTTGCTATAAATCCAAGTATTTGTTATTGATTTGCCTTTATACTGGCTGGAAGAGAAAAGAGCGACTATATGACTTCCAGCAAAGTGGCGTCACGATGACAGATGCGCAGAagctatatttatattaatcgGGCACTTGTTTCCAAAACATACACCTTCCAgctgaatatttattttaaaaataaaaacaagttttcgTGTGCATCTTTATCCAAAAAGGAATTCCTCGAAAGGaatttaagttatttcaaaAGGGTTTAATATCAAAGTGTGCctcaaagcaaaataaaatccaGTCTAAAGTGACTATAAGACTATAATGTTGAAGAACCAACTTTCATCTTAGTAAGACTGCAAGGTATCTCTGCTgctaaaaaatgtgtgtcttacTCATATTTTAGCATTAAAGCAAAAGGGGAGAGAAACGTGACGACAGACGAAAACAACGACCGACGACGTTAAATCACTACCGGACTCTCTGGCTCTGGCAGTTGAATATACAACTTCGTTGTTCGCCTTCGCACAAAAATAATGTTAGCGCCGCCGCCgggttaataaattatttatttatttgttttcttttatatttaaaatcttcttaCGATTTACAAAAATTCCATAACTTAGTGCTCTTtggaatcaattaaaaaatatacaatttcgAGACATTGTAGGaggttttcatattgaaaaaaataaaaactgaagtgaaaaatttacttttcaaagaaggaaaaaataaaatcggtGCGTACCATGTTACTATATActggaaaaatcaattttcaagtttgtgtATCTTACGGAtgcaaaaatggaaaaataaaatgtgaaccAAGAAGGAACCCGATATTCCTTGACTCTTTGGTGTGTTGTGGTTGCAACTTCTAAGAGATTGAGATTTTTattctcttcttctttttgtttaattaaaaatatttaatgaaaaaaatagaaaaaaagaatgaaattgtTTAGTGTGCACTTTCCGAGATAAGGAGCCTTGTTTTATGGCTCCAACGACCTATATTATGTAGTATATCGCTCTAAGTCGTCTTGGGTAttgttagtttctttttttgctgAGCTATCTGTAGAATATGACACATTCCTCCCCCATCCTCTAAAGTGACTATTCTCGGCGCAGATATTTGTATCTGTCAGATATTGTTTGTGTTATCAAAAtgctaattttatattttaacttagcTTTGAGGTAAGCCTTAAAGCAGTTTGAGTCAATCGTATACCCTAAGCTAAAACGATGTGCAGGGAGAGGAAGTCACACATTTATCGACTTCGACGTTCGACATCGACTGGAGCCGGGCAAATAGTCAATTAGTTGATTGTTATGTTGTTATCTGTTTGGAATATTAAGTgttacataaaaaaaagtatctgtataaaaa
This window contains:
- the LOC129947788 gene encoding fumarylacetoacetase; this encodes MSSFVQVPEGSDFPIENLPYGVFSTATNPQKRIAVAIGDFVLDLHAVSALYPPGVQNALKSDSLNLLMSLGHEAWALVRSTTRELLLKNSRLHENPDLQAVALVPQSEIELHLPAQIGDYTDFYSSIHHATNVGIMFRGKDNALMPNWKYLPVGYHGRASSVVVSGTPIRRPLGQTVPVEGQPPVFGPCRLLDFELEMAFFIGGPENKLGDRIPIEDAWKHVFGFTLMNDWSARDIQKWEYVPLGPFTAKNLGTTISPWVVQVAALEPFLIDNFPQDVDVFPYLRQQQKFNFDINLEVAIKPENDSETIISKSNYKYLYWTPLQQITHHTVTGCNIRPGDLMASGTISGETEDSFGSMLELSWKGTKTINLNGGGTRKFIQDGDEIVIRGHCQKNGLRIGFGECKGKVLPAIPF